The sequence below is a genomic window from Geothermobacter ehrlichii.
CGCAACATAATACGGTGTTTTAAATATGTGTCAATAGATTTTTTTCAATAAAATGCTTGTTTCAAATAGAGAAAAGAAAATCGTATACGGTTCGGTGGGTTCCGCAGTCGAGGCGACCACAGGGGGAGGCGGTATTTCGAGATGCTGTTTGTCTTTTGTGGGAAAATATTAGAAATAGGGTTTGGCGAGCGGTGCTGTCGCCGGGCTTGCGGCGAGGTGGTTCAGACTGGTATCCTGCGTTTCCGGCAGTAGGAACGGATCAGCGTTTCGGCCTGGTTCAGCCGGGAGAGTTTCATGTTGCGCGCCTTCAGGGCCATGACATTCTCGAGGGGAATCTGTTCGGCGCGCAGGTCGCGGGCGACCAGGGCGATGTTGCCCAGAATGGTTTTCAGGTCGGCCGGCGTGTACCGGCGCAGGCTGCTCTGTGTCAGAATGAGAAAGCCGTCGGCGATATCCCGGGCCATTTTCTTTGGTGAGCCGGTAATGGCCATAACCCCTCCACAAGGAATGAGACATGAGTTCTGCCGAATACAAGGTGGTCGAGACGACGACGGTGACCGACGAGAGTCTGGAAGAGATCATCAACACATGGGTCGGGCACGGCTGGACCCTCGACACCATTCATTTCGCCATGCGCGAGTCGAGCCGGCGGCCGGCGATGGCGTTCGTGCTGTTCGTCCGTTCGGCACCGGAAAATGCCGGTATAGGCGCGGGCGAATCCTCTCCGCGCGTCTGACCCTGCCGCCGGCCGGCGGCAGGGCCCTCTTTAGTCGTCCAGGGTCACGTCCTGGTAGGTGATTGTGTGTTTCGGGTCGGATGAGGGGCTGGCGCCGCAGCGCTCACAGATCAGATCGAGCTGTCCCTCCTCGTCGGTCTCGACCGGAACCAGTTCCAGGGGTTTTCCGCTGCAGTTGCAGAAATAGCGGCGTTCGACGTCGATGGTCATGGCGATCCTCCTCCTTTCGGGTGGAAGTCTGCCGACGTGACCTGCATCCGTCGACCACACTCATTCTACCATATCCGCAGGCGTTTCCCCGGGTGCGGCATGCCCAATGTCTCAGTAGACCAGGCCGGTCTTCTTGCGCACCTTGCGCATGGTTCTGTTCGCCACCTGCCGAGCCTTCTCCGCCCCCCGGCGCAGGGCATCGCGGATCCGTTCCGGGTTGGCGAGCAGCTCCCTGCGCCGTTCTGCGTAAGGGGCGAAGGTGTCGCGGATCTTTTCGAACAGTTCCTGCTTCAGCTCGCCGAAGCCGAGACCGCCGGCCCGGTAGCGGGCGCGCAGGGCTTCGTCCTCTTCCTTGCTCAGAAAGAGCCGGTAGATCTTGTAGACGTTGCAGGCGTCCGGGTCTTTCGGCTCTTCCACCGGAATCGGCGCGGTGACGATGCGCATCACCTGCTTGCGCAGGGCCTTCTCCTCGAGAAAGAGATCGATGGTGTTGCCGTAGCTCTTGCTCATCTTGCGGCCGTCCAGGCCGGGGATGATGGCCACCTCGTCGTCGATTTCCGGCTCGGGAATGGTGAAGATGTCGCCGTATTCGTTGTTGAACTTGTTAGCGATGTCGCGGGCGACTTCCAGATGCTGCTTCTGATCCTTGCCGACCGGCACCCGGTCGCTCTGGAACAGGAGGATGTCGGCGGTCATCAACACCGGATAGGCGAACAGGCCGTGGTTGGGCTTGATCCCCTGGGCGACCTTGTCCTTGTAGCTGTGGCAGCGTTCCAGCAGGCCCATGGGGGTGAAATTGGAGAGGATCCAGGTCAGTTCCTGCACCTCGGGAACGTCCGACTGCACCCAGAAGGTGCTCTTCTCCGGGTCGAGGCCCAAGGCGAGAAAGTTGGCCGCCGCTTTCAGTGTTCCCCTGGCCAGGGCCTTGCCATCGCTGACCGTGGTCTGGGCGTGATAGTTGGCGATGAAGCAGAACAGATCTTCCTGCCGCTGGTAGTCGATCATCTTCTGCATCATGCCGAAGTAGTTGCCCAGGTGCAGGGAGCCCGACGGCTGGATACCGCTGAGAACACGCATCTTTCTTGACTCCATGTTGTTGGCACGCTGCCGGCTGCAGGTGCCGTTTGGTTTGTTTTCAGTCCTGTCCCGGCGTTGGTGCCGTGCCGCCGAGCATGTTGGCCAGCTGCAGCAGCTGGTTGAGGTCGAAGCCGCTCTCCCGGATCAGGCCGAGAATCACCGGCAGCAGCCGGGGCAGAAAGCCGGGGTCCTTGATCGCCTCCCGGCCGAGTT
It includes:
- a CDS encoding DUF4177 domain-containing protein, which translates into the protein MSSAEYKVVETTTVTDESLEEIINTWVGHGWTLDTIHFAMRESSRRPAMAFVLFVRSAPENAGIGAGESSPRV
- the trpS gene encoding tryptophan--tRNA ligase; translation: MRVLSGIQPSGSLHLGNYFGMMQKMIDYQRQEDLFCFIANYHAQTTVSDGKALARGTLKAAANFLALGLDPEKSTFWVQSDVPEVQELTWILSNFTPMGLLERCHSYKDKVAQGIKPNHGLFAYPVLMTADILLFQSDRVPVGKDQKQHLEVARDIANKFNNEYGDIFTIPEPEIDDEVAIIPGLDGRKMSKSYGNTIDLFLEEKALRKQVMRIVTAPIPVEEPKDPDACNVYKIYRLFLSKEEDEALRARYRAGGLGFGELKQELFEKIRDTFAPYAERRRELLANPERIRDALRRGAEKARQVANRTMRKVRKKTGLVY